The genomic stretch CTTATTCAATAATGTGATTatcttaagatttttttttttgtaaaggaCATAAAAATTGCAAGCTTAACCTAAAAAAAAAAGCTTAGGTCAGGGTTCTTTAGCATTTATAAATCTATGATGCATTCTCTCTAATTTTTCTCTCCTTATATTtcaatgaatattttattttttctatgtaTATCTTTTCATCTCTTTCCTTCTTTTATCTTGCttatatcttataacataaatgttttcaaaaagtaaaatattttatatattaatcacGAATTTTGAATATCATAGTTAACCCCCTCTTGTGTTTAGAGTTACTAACTTGGTCAACCACTGAAATTATAGCCTAACTCTAGTTATAAGACTTATTGTCCTAGTAGGTAGGAATGACTTCAAACAATTCACTAAATAAACCTCTACCATGTAATGGAGAATGGTGTGCTTTATGAAAAGAGAAGATATAATCTTCATAGAGGGGTTGTATTACAATATTTAAAAGGCTAGGGAAAATGGTCCTTTTTTTTTCACACATCAAATTAATGGTATTATGGAAAACAAAGATCAAGAAATTTGGaccaaagaagaaaagaaaaaagtgaaatatAGTTTTAAAGCTAAGGTAAAAAGGACTAGGATGAACACATTGATCCATGAGTAGGAACATGAAATGAAGATTTGCAACTTACGAATCTAAAGATTTTTTTCTACGAATTTGACTACCTTGTTTAAAAAGTTGCAGGAACATGAAATGAAACTAAAAATGCTAGATGAGGATGAAGAACACAACAAAAAGAAGATTAATCTTGCCCTAAAATTTTACTATCCACCTAAAAATAGTCTTCAGCATCATCAGCGAATTCTAGATTCGACGATGATGCTTCTTCCCTATTTCTTTGTCACTTTTCAAAgacaaaaaattaataacaatGATTTATACATCTAGCTTTTTTCCTCCAACCACCATGTTACCTCCTTAACACTAAGTGGCCGCTTGAACTAACAAAAGGGTTTATAGGGTTCTTCATATTCTGGCTTCCTTTGGTTCGACATTAGGGCAATGTGTActgattttttcttttttgaaaatagaaaaataatattatataaaacatTTGAATAATTGTAAATAAATTCTCCCCATATCCATTTGCTTCCATAGCATACAAAACAGTCGAACACCAACATACAAGATTATGTAATATTCTACTAAATATacttaaaaaaatctataaaaaaaaaaaagaaaaaaacacaaacaaataaaaatatcccAACTAGCCTCCTTGGCTAGCATATCCTACTATCTATCCATTACACCATATGTGTAGCCTCTACTATGCGGCTGcaaaagaacaaaaacaaaaaaattcccATTTGTGTGGTTAATTATTTTAGCCAACACAAGTTTCTCTTTGTCAATGAATATTAAGTGATATGATATACTATATAGTTTGAGTCATGCATTTGTGTTAGTATGATATTCATTCTATAGCATTGGAAAAGCCACAGAATGATCTTGAGAGGAACACAAGGAAATGATTTCTTCTAGTGTTCCATTCATACAGTCTATGTATTTGTCATATAGAAAGCAGTTTTCACTCATATCTGGCTTCAATATTGATTTTGTCTCCATTTGTGGAAAATCTTCCATCATAAAAGGTGTTTGGGGAAATTGATTATGGAAGCCACCATACATAGGTATTTCTATATCCTGCATCATCACAAAACTAATATATTAGTTACTACATATCAATCATGCACCCTAAAAAGAGAAATAAGGTTTTAAATATCGGTCGCGATCGCGTAAATGATTTCACGATTGTGATCGGTAGATGCTTGTGATACTTATTGAGGTCGTCTCGATTGGATTTatcacaatttattttttattataaaaatggtgAATATCAGTATCAGTATCGACACCTTTTGATACTGTTTTTTCGCAGTCGTTTTCACAGCAAAAGACTACAAACTTATGCCTAATAAGTAGATAGATACAGATTTTGTGATACTGATTACAGTTGCTGCGgtatatcataattttttttcaatataaaaatgGTGAATACTAATATCAATATCGACATTTCTCTAATACTATTTTGTCGCGGTGGTTTTCGTGGTAACAGACGGTTTTTTTAAAACCTAACATGCATGTATAACTCATGCCTAATAAGTTGGAGCTAAATGAAGTAGTGCaagtggaaaaaaaaaaaaagagtgtgGTTATTACTATTATAGAGGCTTTAGGTTTAAAAGATAAAGATTAAAAAGTGGTGTACTTGATATAATGGTGTAagagaaaattttgaatttattgaAGTCCCCAATCAAATGCATATATTGCTCGCATGAATTCAACAAAAATTGTAAAGATAGTTGAAATAGTTAGTAACATTACTAAAGCTTTTGCaaagattgaaaatgttgaaaaCATTATTGATAAAAAAGAATGTGATTAAAGGTAAAGATGTATAATGCTTTAGTCCTTAAAACCTAACAAACCGTGAGAAAAAATAGGAGTAAAGAGATCTTTACTTTGGAAAACGTTTTGAGTATATAGTCAGTCAAAAGAAATTATAGGGAATGGTGAAGAAAAGCTAAATTGGAGTAGTGAGTCCAAGTGAATTTTAGAAGTGATGTCTTTATAAAAAGATTGAGAGCTTCATCATACTTCCAACTTTCATCACTTtaagattaaaagaaaaactCTAAAATATTCTATGTGGGCCCAAGGTTTAAAAAAATAGTCTAACATGTAAAAACGGTCACGACAAAACAACATTAAAAAATACTGATCTGAATATCATTAttcataatttttatgaaaaataacgaATTATGGGTTAATTTACAGTAAAATGATCACAGTCAGTATCACAACATTTTTATCGACTAaaattgcaaaaatcttttcgaAACCGACTATTAAAACCTTGTGTGTGGGCCACTATATAAGATCACAAAAATTTACTTGTAAAATTATTTAGATGCAAATGTGCAAAGTAAGAGCAAGAAGTGATGTAAATTCTAGTTATTTTATGTACTATTTGAGGAGTGAAATTGAAGTAgttaatttgttaaataaaaaagagaatatGGTTGGAAATGCATAGAGAAGACAAAGGAAGTAATCATGAGCATAAATGCTACAAACatggagaaaaagaaaaagtaaataTACCAATTTATAGATCAATATAATAATGATCAACCTATGACCCCACCTTTGCTTTTTCATATATGTCCTATCAATCTAATAGATTCATGACACATCTACGTGAATTAAAGAATACTATAGTACtacaaaatacaaaaagaaaaaatcataaagtttataaaaattattcaagtattaaattaaatgaaaaatttaaaataattttacctgAAATAAGTTTCCAATAGGATAAGAAATAGTTGAGCTATTTGCTTCATCACAAGCAAATTGTGCATGAAAATCATCTGTTATATTGTTGTTATTGCATGTTTCTGTTGGTGTGCATGTTCCTTGAGTGACATCAGAAGATGAAGCGTCACATGGAAATTTTGgatattcattattattattattattaataacttTTTCATCCATAGTTTCCATTATCTCATTTCCACTTGAGTCTTCCCCTTGCATCATTATTTCCTTCTTTGTATCTTCAGCTTGTTCTTCTTCATTAGGTTTTGTCGAAATTTGAATTGTCTTCTTGAAAATTCGACACAACGAATATGAATcctgaaaaaaaattgtttatacaGTCAATTAATCATAATCGTCAGATCATCGTAAAAAAAATGTAATCATAGTTAATTTAAaagttataaatattatatataattggtTGAGATTAGTTACATTAAAAAACAATGGTTTAATTATTTGTTTCAAATTCGAGATGTTTTTGGCCTTTTAGGCAAGGTTTTAGAATTGTCTGTAAATGGCACGACAGTATTAAAAGGTGTTGATACTGATATTGATACTGTTATTTACTGTTTTTATGATAAAGAATAAATTATAGTTAATTTACACTGCGACGATCATTATCAGTGTCACAATATTTGTATCGACCGAAATTGAAAAAATCTTTACCAATaaaattttagggtttgtaataTATATGTACCTTCAAAGAAGAGAGAGAAGCACCGGGGTGTGATTCATTAAGACGATATTCATGCATAACCCAGTTGGTTCTAATTCCATGAGGTGCTCTACCTTTGTAATAAACAAGTGTCTTCTTCATTCCAACTTGTCTCTTTTGAGAATTCACTGCTCTATCTTTTCCTGTTGCTTTCCAATAACCACCTCTTGTTGCTCTATTTGTTCTTGACCCATTTGGATACTTTCTGTCTCTTGGACTGTAAAAATACCACTCCATATCCTTGCTTGGAAGAAATGACTTTTCTGCACATTTAAATTCAACCATATCATATAAACTAACCTATGAACAAATgagttatataaataaaaatatatacaactATGAAGCACAGACACCAGAAACACGACAGACACATCAACATCAATCATATGTGTGTATGTCTTGGTTTTAGATACCGATACTGACACGGACACACCTTATTTCAGAAGTGTTAAATGCATGAGATGATTAGCTATACTATTGTATGAAATATACCTGGCAAATCCCAAGGTTCACATTTGTAGAGATCAACTTCTGCAATGATGTCAAGCTCAATGATTCTACCTGTTATTTTTCTCTCTAAATAGTAAGCAACAAGTTCTTCATCTGTAGGGTGGAACCTGAAACCAGGTGGTAGAGACATTGGAGCCATTATTACTTTTGATGAATATtagaaagagaaagaagaagaagagagagaaagagaaagagtttgATAGAGATATGAACTAAAAGAGCTTGTGTAAGATGGAACTAAATAGGCCACTGTTGAGATTAATTAATTTGCCCttgaatatattatgtatataATATATTAGTATAGTAATGAAGGGGTAAAGGGTAATATTGTGGTGGAGAATGAGGGGCTAAAGTGTAAAAGTGAATATATATAATACTTTGGCTTTAGAAGAGATTCTATGTGTAATGTAATGTGTGAAAACCTAGAAGGAGAGGATAAGAAGCTTCTCTGCTTTTGTCTGCTCACAAACTAACAAAAAATAGTGTCTCTATCAAAAGCCTGTGTGGGTCACTGCCAATGCCACTAAACCAATTTATAAACAACTAATAATTGTTTACATATTGCCGTCTTTGAAGATGTACAAAACCGATAAAATTTTTCATAATAGTATATTACTTGGTTAAATTATAGGTatgtaaattgttttaaattatataaagttT from Vicia villosa cultivar HV-30 ecotype Madison, WI linkage group LG4, Vvil1.0, whole genome shotgun sequence encodes the following:
- the LOC131599005 gene encoding NAC domain-containing protein 86-like → MAPMSLPPGFRFHPTDEELVAYYLERKITGRIIELDIIAEVDLYKCEPWDLPEKSFLPSKDMEWYFYSPRDRKYPNGSRTNRATRGGYWKATGKDRAVNSQKRQVGMKKTLVYYKGRAPHGIRTNWVMHEYRLNESHPGASLSSLKDSYSLCRIFKKTIQISTKPNEEEQAEDTKKEIMMQGEDSSGNEIMETMDEKVINNNNNNEYPKFPCDASSSDVTQGTCTPTETCNNNNITDDFHAQFACDEANSSTISYPIGNLFQDIEIPMYGGFHNQFPQTPFMMEDFPQMETKSILKPDMSENCFLYDKYIDCMNGTLEEIISLCSSQDHSVAFPML